A window of Streptomyces marispadix contains these coding sequences:
- a CDS encoding WXG100 family type VII secretion target, which yields MSEEFRIDVPRVEKMVDKLGESTERMQQARTRLKKVGPKTLGTEGLDEACDTFQSEWEDGIKRIEDSAKDIKDRLKTTVDAYKAGEEKEAKTYGQG from the coding sequence GTGAGTGAAGAGTTCCGGATAGACGTCCCGCGCGTCGAGAAGATGGTGGACAAGCTCGGCGAATCCACCGAGCGGATGCAGCAGGCGCGGACCCGGCTCAAGAAGGTCGGCCCGAAGACCCTCGGCACCGAGGGCCTCGACGAAGCGTGCGACACCTTCCAGTCGGAGTGGGAGGACGGCATCAAACGCATCGAGGACAGCGCCAAGGACATAAAGGACCGGCTCAAGACGACCGTCGACGCCTACAAGGCCGGCGAGGAAAAAGAAGCCAAGACGTACGGGCAAGGCTGA
- a CDS encoding putative T7SS-secreted protein has translation MFIEDDSSWPGLGFNPAKGDTEAIDLLASDVKAVGDELEELDQLIKSVGERGGAWEGEAAERFTKKLGELPKYLKQGTDSMHDCAKALRTWHGKLQELQQRAERTEADAVEARKRAKQDADRYNSLNERYAGVMMEADQVKRVNSMLEEAKGDVDASNERIDQLVREGEKILANWKDRAGEAERAILKASENHPPDLGLWGRISDALSEGWRDFKEWLIDNADTLSNWSAGLGVAAIAVNAIPVVGQAASVVLATASSLCAAGAMAGHWMDNARGGKTPGWKIGLDALGTIPVVGGATKGAIAGIKGGTGLAGKAGSAARGLTGRVIEKGQPVNHIYQKLENPISTKLINGSLKKAFGKTEDVVPAAATTATIKGATAVKGAWEQLQKPDPGSTSVVAPSSDRFHQTLAA, from the coding sequence ATGTTCATCGAGGACGACAGCAGTTGGCCCGGCCTGGGGTTCAACCCGGCCAAGGGCGACACGGAGGCGATCGACCTCCTCGCCTCCGACGTCAAGGCCGTCGGCGACGAACTCGAAGAGCTGGACCAGTTGATCAAGTCGGTGGGCGAACGCGGCGGCGCGTGGGAAGGCGAAGCCGCCGAACGGTTCACCAAGAAACTCGGGGAACTCCCCAAGTACCTCAAGCAAGGCACCGACTCCATGCACGACTGCGCGAAAGCGTTGCGCACGTGGCACGGAAAGCTGCAAGAGCTACAGCAACGCGCGGAACGCACCGAGGCCGACGCAGTCGAAGCGCGCAAGCGGGCCAAGCAGGACGCCGACCGTTACAACTCCCTCAACGAGCGCTATGCGGGCGTCATGATGGAAGCCGACCAGGTCAAGCGCGTCAACTCCATGCTGGAAGAGGCCAAAGGCGACGTCGACGCGTCCAACGAACGCATCGACCAGCTCGTCCGCGAAGGCGAGAAGATCCTCGCCAACTGGAAGGACAGAGCAGGCGAGGCGGAACGCGCCATCCTGAAGGCCAGCGAGAACCACCCGCCGGACCTCGGCCTCTGGGGCCGCATCTCGGACGCCCTGTCGGAAGGCTGGCGGGACTTCAAGGAGTGGCTGATCGACAACGCGGACACGTTGTCGAACTGGTCGGCGGGGCTGGGGGTCGCTGCGATCGCGGTCAATGCGATTCCCGTGGTCGGCCAGGCGGCATCCGTGGTTTTGGCGACAGCTTCTTCGCTGTGCGCTGCGGGCGCCATGGCGGGCCACTGGATGGACAACGCCCGCGGCGGAAAGACACCCGGCTGGAAGATCGGCCTCGACGCGCTGGGCACCATTCCCGTTGTCGGCGGCGCCACGAAGGGGGCCATCGCGGGGATCAAGGGCGGTACCGGCCTGGCAGGCAAAGCCGGGAGTGCAGCACGCGGTTTGACCGGCAGGGTGATCGAGAAGGGCCAGCCCGTCAACCACATCTACCAGAAGCTTGAGAACCCCATCAGTACGAAACTCATCAACGGCAGCCTGAAAAAGGCGTTCGGCAAGACAGAGGACGTCGTGCCGGCCGCAGCGACCACGGCGACCATCAAGGGTGCCACCGCCGTGAAGGGCGCATGGGAACAGTTGCAGAAACCAGACCCCGGCTCAACCTCGGTTGTCGCACCTTCCAGCGATCGCTTCCACCAGACTCTCGCCGCTTGA
- a CDS encoding acyl-CoA thioesterase, whose translation MAAEEAVDAAADAADATAGWVETYRGTVYPWHCDQMGHMNVMWYVGKFDEATWQLFAGFGVTPEYLRGSGHGMVAVDQRISYQRELLAGDVVAVRSALLEVREKVIRFCHRMENVATGEVAAVTVLTGVHFDTKSRRSCPMPDEQLVRARALVSDFDPGI comes from the coding sequence ATGGCCGCCGAGGAGGCAGTCGATGCCGCCGCCGATGCCGCGGATGCGACTGCGGGGTGGGTGGAGACGTACCGCGGGACGGTCTACCCCTGGCACTGCGACCAGATGGGGCACATGAACGTCATGTGGTACGTGGGGAAGTTCGACGAGGCCACATGGCAGCTCTTCGCGGGCTTCGGAGTGACGCCCGAGTATCTGCGCGGCAGCGGCCATGGCATGGTCGCCGTCGACCAACGGATCAGCTACCAGCGGGAGTTGCTGGCGGGGGACGTGGTCGCGGTGCGGTCGGCGCTGCTGGAGGTGCGGGAGAAGGTGATCCGCTTCTGTCATCGGATGGAGAACGTCGCCACCGGGGAGGTCGCCGCCGTCACGGTGCTGACCGGCGTCCACTTCGATACGAAGTCCCGCCGGTCGTGTCCGATGCCGGACGAGCAACTGGTCCGCGCACGGGCCCTGGTGAGCGACTTCGACCCCGGGATCTGA
- a CDS encoding GNAT family N-acetyltransferase: MFAITLGDDAELRPLEPWQAEEFLAHMDRGREFIGQHIGLPDAVPDLESARAYLQSYADKAASDTGRIYGIWKNATLVGGVLFRTMDVPQGTAEAGCWLEPSATGKGLVTRASRIIIDWAVRERGIHRIEWITSSENAPSIAVARRLGMTQDGVLRESYPYRGKRRDMEIWSVLGPEWRERRAAQRAASGTVAPNER, translated from the coding sequence ATGTTCGCGATAACCCTGGGCGACGACGCCGAACTCCGCCCCCTCGAACCATGGCAGGCCGAGGAGTTCCTGGCCCACATGGACCGCGGACGGGAGTTCATCGGGCAGCACATCGGCCTGCCCGACGCCGTCCCGGACCTGGAGTCCGCCCGCGCCTACCTCCAGTCGTACGCGGACAAGGCCGCATCCGACACCGGCCGCATCTACGGCATCTGGAAGAACGCCACCCTGGTCGGCGGCGTCCTCTTCCGTACCATGGACGTCCCCCAAGGCACCGCCGAGGCAGGCTGCTGGCTGGAACCCTCGGCCACGGGCAAGGGCCTCGTGACCCGCGCTTCACGCATCATCATCGACTGGGCTGTGCGGGAACGCGGCATCCACCGCATCGAATGGATCACCTCCTCCGAGAACGCCCCCAGCATCGCCGTCGCCCGCCGCCTGGGCATGACGCAGGACGGCGTCCTCCGCGAGAGCTACCCGTACCGGGGAAAGCGCCGCGACATGGAGATCTGGTCGGTGCTGGGCCCGGAGTGGCGAGAGCGGCGGGCAGCGCAGCGAGCGGCGTCCGGCACGGTCGCCCCCAACGAGCGCTGA
- a CDS encoding S8 family serine peptidase: MGITRTLRVISSTALTGALIFASASSAVADDVRDKQWVLDAFDAKSVWKVTKGKGETVAVIDDGVNAQHPDLKGNVLKGKDFVNGGSPVPAKGDDHGTGIAAMIAGHGHGAGQADGIMGLAPEVKILPIRDRGDDPDGLVDSIKYAVDHGASVINISLGGSIKNTDEAEAVTYALKKDVPIFASTGNSGKSVEYPAAYPGMVPVGGINRDGTIWEKSNRGPKTLLTAPATRVLTAGGENSDYYVYGTGTSDSAAFASAAAALVRSKYPDLTAGQIVNRLTKTAEMPAAEKGAKLPDERYGYGSIRPLAALQKDIPKGSKYGPLSLPQELQNEEKVAEKERESKAQQEQADKEFVILWTITGILALLFVGGIVLTIVLVRRRKRNRNNGPGGPGGPGAPGGYSGGQVPYQQGPYAQSATPPQQPPYN, from the coding sequence ATGGGCATCACGCGAACTCTGCGTGTCATCAGCAGTACAGCGCTGACTGGGGCGCTGATCTTCGCTTCAGCTTCGAGTGCCGTTGCTGATGACGTCAGAGACAAGCAATGGGTGCTTGACGCGTTCGATGCTAAGTCAGTTTGGAAGGTCACGAAGGGGAAGGGCGAGACTGTCGCTGTCATCGACGACGGCGTCAACGCTCAACACCCTGACCTCAAGGGCAACGTTCTAAAGGGCAAGGATTTCGTCAACGGCGGGTCCCCTGTCCCGGCTAAGGGCGACGATCACGGCACCGGGATTGCGGCAATGATCGCCGGTCACGGGCATGGTGCGGGGCAGGCAGACGGAATCATGGGGCTTGCCCCGGAAGTCAAAATTCTCCCCATTCGCGACAGGGGGGATGACCCAGATGGTCTCGTTGATTCCATCAAGTACGCAGTTGATCACGGGGCTTCCGTCATCAACATTTCGCTGGGCGGCAGCATCAAGAACACTGATGAGGCCGAAGCAGTCACGTATGCGCTGAAGAAAGACGTGCCGATCTTCGCTTCAACTGGCAACTCCGGAAAGTCAGTTGAGTACCCGGCTGCCTACCCCGGAATGGTTCCCGTCGGGGGGATCAACAGGGACGGAACGATTTGGGAGAAGTCAAACCGGGGACCGAAGACACTGCTCACAGCTCCAGCAACGCGTGTTCTCACCGCTGGTGGGGAGAACAGCGACTACTACGTCTACGGCACCGGAACGTCCGACTCGGCTGCGTTCGCATCTGCTGCCGCAGCTCTCGTCCGCTCGAAGTACCCCGACCTCACCGCCGGCCAGATCGTCAACCGCCTGACGAAGACAGCCGAGATGCCCGCCGCCGAAAAGGGTGCGAAGCTCCCCGACGAACGGTACGGCTACGGCTCCATCCGGCCGCTCGCCGCGCTCCAGAAGGACATCCCGAAGGGCTCCAAGTACGGCCCGCTCTCGTTGCCTCAAGAGCTCCAAAACGAAGAGAAGGTAGCCGAGAAGGAACGGGAGTCGAAGGCTCAACAGGAGCAGGCCGACAAGGAGTTCGTGATCCTGTGGACCATCACAGGCATTCTCGCGCTTCTCTTCGTCGGCGGCATCGTCCTGACGATCGTCCTCGTACGCCGCCGCAAGAGGAACCGCAACAACGGCCCCGGGGGCCCGGGCGGTCCCGGAGCCCCGGGCGGCTACTCGGGCGGCCAAGTCCCGTACCAGCAGGGCCCGTACGCCCAGTCGGCGACTCCGCCGCAGCAGCCGCCGTACAACTGA
- a CDS encoding HAD family hydrolase produces the protein MRHERQVLVFDADDTLWENNVLFERVIEDFLDWLAHPTLDKRQLRAVLDDIERANTVAHGYGTQSLLRSLGDCVERLRSRPATAQEHEEIKELAAALIDHQVELIPGVAETLTALRDRHDLLLLTKGDPDEQQRKIDMSQLGHHFREIGIVPEKNDATYRSFIDTHGLTPSTSWMIGNSPKSDILPARQVGMNAVFIPNPHTWVLEHDELDPADNQVLHLQTFRELTNHF, from the coding sequence GTGAGGCACGAACGCCAAGTGCTCGTCTTCGACGCGGACGACACGCTGTGGGAGAACAACGTCCTCTTCGAGCGGGTCATCGAGGACTTCCTGGACTGGCTGGCACACCCCACCCTCGACAAGCGCCAACTGCGCGCCGTGCTCGACGACATCGAGCGGGCCAACACCGTCGCACACGGCTACGGCACACAGTCACTGCTGCGCAGCCTCGGCGACTGCGTGGAGCGTCTGCGCAGCCGCCCGGCGACAGCACAGGAGCACGAAGAGATCAAGGAGCTGGCCGCGGCGCTCATCGACCACCAGGTGGAGCTGATCCCGGGAGTCGCCGAAACCCTCACCGCACTCCGCGACCGGCACGACCTCCTGCTGCTCACCAAGGGCGACCCGGACGAGCAGCAACGCAAGATCGACATGTCACAACTGGGCCACCACTTCCGGGAGATCGGCATAGTCCCGGAGAAGAACGACGCGACGTACCGCAGCTTCATCGACACCCACGGCCTCACACCGTCCACGAGCTGGATGATCGGCAACTCCCCGAAGTCGGACATCCTCCCCGCCCGCCAGGTCGGCATGAACGCCGTCTTCATCCCCAACCCCCACACCTGGGTCCTGGAGCACGACGAACTCGACCCGGCCGACAACCAGGTCCTGCACCTTCAGACCTTCCGCGAACTGACGAACCACTTCTGA